DNA sequence from the Antennarius striatus isolate MH-2024 chromosome 3, ASM4005453v1, whole genome shotgun sequence genome:
TTAGTAGCGCTAACCTCGCAGATATGTGGGCTAAGAAAAGATTATGTCTGTGAGTGAGAGAGGGCGGAGCCTGAGGTTTACGTCATGTTATGCGTATTTtatttagtgtttgtgtgtgtcttctgcatCCAACCTCGAAGCAGTAGTCCTGTCCCAGAAGGGAGGAGTGAACTGGTTTGATGATCACTGATTGGTCCATCCTGAGctccagtgatgtcacacagctgCTACTCAACAAAGACTCCTGGCTTCCGCAACGCAGCCTCCGCatcacacacctgaaacagcaggtacgtgatgatgatgatgatgatgatgtcagcaggTCACAGCAAAAGTCTCTGAACTGTGATGTTCAAATATCAATGCTTTTAAATATCGGGGAGATGAAGTGTGATTGGTTGAAATAAGACTATGAATAATTAAGTCATCATTTCAGTTGTTCTGGATGAGACAAAATGATTGGTCGACCCACAGATCTGCCCATCCGTTGTGTAATCATTGCAAAACCCAGATGATGCAACTAAAGGATATGAATGCTAGCATGCTAGCTGACAGCTGTGAGTGCTAATAGCAGGTGTCCATTGTAATCAAGTTGGTCATTATCTTACTAGTTGGGTACATTTACCAAGTCCCTGCAACTGAAAATGATCAGTGGTTAATGCTATGTTAGCAGTGAAGCTAGTTGTAGCTGAGGTTGTTTATGATGTTCTGTTAATATCAAATTAATCAACCTAACAAAGCTTTGATAGCTGTGCTAACACAGCTGGAGGTACACTGAaatgaggaggatggatgtattacacacacacacacacacacacacacacacacacacacacacacacacacacacacacacacacacacatcctgacaTGAACGGGATGATCTGTCGTCGTTATCTCATCTCATTATCTTATCGAGCTGCTTACCATTAGCAGCTTACACAGCTAATgcttctgtctgtgctgcagctAAACATGTTGGCTGACATAGAATGATTAGCCTAGCCACATGCTAACATACCAGGCTATtgtgcacaaacagacacacgcacacgccgACAGATGCAGCATGGTCATGCAAATCTGGTAGAAGACACTaccgcgcgcgcgcgcgcgcgcacacacacacacacacacacacacacacacacacacactgcagcacatTCATCTATTCAGAGGACAAAGGCTGTTGATGCAGAGGATCAGTCCAGATACTCACCGAGCATCCTGAGTGaatgctgaggaggaggaggaggaggaggtggaggaggaggtgaaggggggggggggttatgacTCCATGTTCTCCTTCAACAgcaacgaggaggaggaggaggttgagAGAAGAGGGAAGAAAGATGGAGGACCTGCTGATCCTGAGTCAAAAACTGAAGacctgtctgtccatccgttcgtctgtctgtctgtctgttagctAGCTGCTACTGATGCTACACGGCTCCAGCAGcgacagctctctctctctctctctctctctctctctctctctctctctctctctctctgtgatgTCTCTATGTGCCTCgacctctctctctgtcagcaGTGGCCCCTCCCTGCAGAGAGGCTGCCCtacttccctcctcctctcctcctcccctcctctccatctttctttACCTTCCATCTCCTGAGCTGATGGAGTGTCCTCATGTTATTTTGGTGTTCCTCTATTGGAGTTTTAGCCACAAAGCTAATCCTGTAGCTAAACAACACCATACACAGAAGCATGCTGTCCCATGCTATTCACTGGCAATTCTCAAAACTATTCATGTAAAATCTGCTTGTTTCTCTGGAAATTCAAGACATCTGAAGAAAAAACTCCTTCATATTGTGAAAGTTTCAAGCATTAAAAAGAGTTTTGAGTTTTCATCTATTATAAAGTATTTCATTTGCAGCAACATTGAATTTTATCTCTGGCACATggagatattattattattattattatattattatttatttatttcattgtttagaTACTGATTTAATCCCTCAAGGGAAATTAGTGGGACACTCCAGGTAGTTGAATgaatcatgcatatacagtgtatatgtgtgtagaggacctgaacacacaaacacacacacagggggcctgtacgcgtgcaggggaggtagagtggcgggcagctccttcatagTGCGCCCagatgagcaacttgtaagggggattgcgccttgctcaagggcacctcggcagtacTCTGAAGGTGaactgacatctcccactgtaagctcacactccaggtgtttcaGTGGGCAGgcgcgggaatcgaacccccgatcttggaacattggacaacttGCTCTACCgaccgctctaccactgagccactgccgccccaaagaCTGATCTATTACCTAATCGCTAATTTTATCcacgctaaaaaaaaaaaatcacttcagaCAAAATGGAGCAAGATATTCTTCCTCTTATTTTTACTGGCAAATCTCAAATGGGTGAAGATTTCTGACATACTTCCAGATATAGTTTTAATGTCTGTCCTTTCCGCCCACACTAGCACTGAGGGAAAAACTAGTAGCTATGCTGGTTGATAAATGGATCCAGTTAAAGAACCATAGTTATTGGCGAAGGGTATGGGTTCTCGTTCTGCTCTGAGGTGCCCTCCCCCCACAACAGTAGAGgtggcaaacaaacaaagaccTGACCCTCTGCCGGTTCAGCTccttggaggtcagaggtcatatTGGAGAATTGGCTGATCATTAAATGGGCACCTTGATGAAGTACTCCGAACAGTTGACTAGTCTCTGTGGAATCCTATCTCACTAATCAATAAGTGATTAGCAATACTGAGGTACCTGGAGTCAGCAGTGTTGATCAGGTCAGACTTCATGCTGATTGGACGAGACAGTTTAGGATGAGATCGAGTGCGACGAAGAGACTGTTTCAACCTCCGAGAGAGAAAACCCTAAAAAAAGAGGAGGGATGACAAACAGacgggaagaggaggagaaacggATTGCTAATTCTGGTCATTTGAAGTCAGTCAATAATATGGATTTTCATGCATTCGTGTGAGCTGTTTGTTGCTGACATGCTGAAACTCGATTGGCTGCTGATCAAAATAATGTCAAAAGAGATTTCAAGGACACAACTGATGATTATTATTGGTTATTGATTACTTGTGTAGGACAGAACAAGTGAAACATGACATCATGAGAAACCAGCGACAATATATCATTAATTAATCTGGGATTAGTACATATGATCCTAATAATCTGTAATCTGGTCATGTGTGAGTATTGATGCATATATTGATAGATCTGATTTTTTAACAAAGCAGTTATAACTAAGTTTGTTTAAGTCTCTTTATCTCCTGCAGGATGAGCTGCTCAGCTGATctcctgttgccatggaaacaacagaacttgtgtgtctctgtgtacatgtgtgttcaCCGTCACTCTGGTGGTGGGCGTGTCCAGGGCGGAGCTACTTGGCATGCTCTGACGACGAATTCCTCTCTCTGGAGCATCTGGAACAGACAGAGAACATCACACGAAGCTTTTGTAGTTTTTAGATCAGCAGTGGACCATTTTCCACAACTGTTGCCGTGGTAACTGGAGGGGACAGGGTTGCTATGGTGATCAGTGGCAGGTTTCTTCCAgatgtttttggggggggatctttttttttctttttttttaaacatttttttaggaGTTGTAGTGCAGTTAGTTGTTAATTTGCAGGTAAATTCTGATGTTCCACCACAACTCCACTGCATGAGCgccacacagaaaacaacaacacagaacagaaacaaGATCAGACCTCAGATCTGAACCCTGATCAGAATTTCAAACCGCAACTTATGCCAAAACCAGAACTAGAAGCTCAAAAACATCGTAGGAAATAATAAATACTGTTGCCATTTAATGATGGTTTTCTGTGTTCTTCGGAATTTGAAAGGCCTGTTGACATCAGAACCATGACCCAGTTACTCATGATCTACCACAAATCTCAAACTGGTATCACTTCTTACTGGATCACTGGTACGGCCCACACTGGTTGGAAATCTCATCAGTATCAGACTGGGAGTACCTCTAGAGCAGGGGTGGGCAAACGTTTTGACTGGTGGGCCACAGAGTTTAAAAATTTGACAGGCAGGCCAGATGAGGAACATTTTTGCCATTGcatcaaagtcaaacaaatttgGTGGGCCGGATTACAAGGCCTAACGGGCCATACATGGCCTGTGGGCCGTAGATTGCCCATGCCTGCTCTAGAGGCTCGTCCACTCCTCCAGTTTGCACtacaataaaaatgtcttgacaAAAAGACCACTAGATGGacttaaacattttgaaatttcaATTCTAACatccttttgttgttgttgtcctgtTTACAGTACCATGTTGTTAACGACACATTCTTGTCAGATGTCATAAAACTGGTATATCAGCCGATAGACCAGTTTTGTGACCTTTAACTCACGTCGCAAAGTGACACCAGCCAGGAGAAGACGtttcatgacacacacaacactacCCCCCAGAAGGAATACCAAACACGTAGCCAATCAGAGTGTCGCTAACagcgtgacatcatcagcatagaggCCAGGTACAGCAGTGGGTCATTAGGTTTCGTTGACCTCAGCATCATTGATACTGTCTGAGGTTCTGTTGCCATGGGAACTGACCTCACAAGTCAGATTATGGCATGTTTATTGTAACATGAAGATTAAACGGGACAGATAATCGCATAATCCACCAGACGGCTGAGAGATTAAAtatcagcaaaaaacaaaataaagttttcttcTTACCAGTCATGTCTTCAAACTCATCCTCcatcacctgtctgtctgtctacctgtctacctgtctgcctgtactgttctgtttcttcttcctctgcagcttTTCCAACCCGTCCCATTATCCTTACCTTTGTGGGCAGGGCGAGCAGCTGCTGAGGTCACATGGAGGGAATATCTTAGCAACCAGACGGTACAAGTCTCCGCCCTCTCAGCCAGAAGCAGAGGATggacctgaagaagaagaagaggatgaagatgatgaaaaaaagTCTTCCTATCATCCTCAGGACAAATGTGTGTCGTTCTACGTCCGGGTTGTTCAACATCACCAGCTGTGTTTCGGAAAGGATGCAGAACATTTTACTCCACACGTCAGGTTCTGCCTTTCGACCACATGACAGCCAATGGATGGAGGCGCTCTTCAactctgtgacatcacaaccaCCTCAGTACATTCCATCAGAAAACAGATCAATCCCTGATGTTCACAATACGAAGCGAGGATAAAGATGTTAGAAGTCGGATTTATTTAAACTAATCCAGAATAAAGCTGAACCGCAGCAGTGGTTCGGTAAAGTTAGCTTCCATAGCTATCTTCCTTAGCTAGCCTAGACTTATTGTGTGAGTCAAGTGGAAAATATGGAAAGCATTCCATTTAGTTTGGAACTAGCTGATGTTTACGCGAAGGTGCAGGTAAACAACAGATCAACTGTTGTCTGGCGTGTTGTAAATCAAAAACTCACCAATCACATTCATCCACCCCATGTGCTGACACCTGGACAGCTGTTTCACCAGCTCCTCCATGGCAACGGGATACTCTGAGGGACACGCCTGTCTGTCCTTCTCCTGACTACTACATACACCTGAGTCAGACGGAGACATGTCCAGTATTATAGGTAGGACGGCAGACAGGTGAGAAGACCCAGGTTAACAGCAAGCCAGGTGGACAGACAGGTAGCTACAGGTAGACAAACACACGACTCGGAAACAGGTAGAGAAGTATTCAACCTGATTGTCTTCTCTTCTTCACCCATCTGTCTGCAGGGACCCTCAAGACGAGACGCACCTGAGCCGTGTGACACTGTTCATGTGTTGTTTCTCACGTGCTGTTTAACACCTTAATGGTATTAACAGATTACTGTCTGTCGATCACTCtcactgctacacacacacacacacacacaaagcaacacAAAGGTTGAAGGTTATATGTTTCTTTATTTCAGAGAAAActggcagctgattggtcaaTTGAACAGAACATCCACACTCACGGGATCAAAACAACAGTTCGGTCAATCTTAGGGGGCGTGGCTACGGCAACAGTGAGGATGAGCTGCAGCTTTAAAGTGACACCGTGAGTTTAGCGTCTCAGAGACCGTTAGCACTATTAGCATTCCTTATTGAACTCGGCTGTTAGCTTCAAGCTAACATGGTGACCATTTGAACAGCACAAAGCTCCTTATCAATGTCTCTGACTGATTATCAGTTTGGTGATGTAGACTGATCATTGCATAGATAGCGAGTGTGATAGTGCAAGAAAATGGGACAGCAATGAATGCTGGGAGTTGTAGTTTGACTCCGAGGCCTCATCAGTGTTCATAGTGGCTGATCTCTGGGGAACATTAAGCTCAATTTTATCCTCAAATACAGTCAACGTGATAAGACTCAAAACCCCTAATCTCCTACAGACACTGTTGCTGCcactgaggtcaaaggtcattcaATACTTTAGACCTGAGGTCAGATGACAACATTCAAAGCCAATTCTAATATATTTAAGAATAAATGAAACTTTTTGGACAACGCAAACACTTAAAACAGTTGAATATAAAGAGAACAGGTGAGGTTTAGATCCTCAGTGCTAACACACTATTTTtaccattcatttattattatatttctcCTTTATGTTGGTGTCTGATTGAGACTAAACaactaaaacatatttaaaacccTGTGttgtaacattaaaacattaaacatgtgGATCAAACTGAATGGCTacaggtaaacaaacaccaACAGAGGTCAGCTGCTGCAATCTCTTTAGGCCACACCCCTTCTGTGAGGTCACAAACATGTGACATCACTGACGAGCGGACCTCCTCAGATGCAGCAGGTGCGTGCTGTTTGACAGCAGGTGAAGCTAGAGCCTCTGATTGTTAAACATGTCAGAGGGAGTAAACTGACGACAGaccataatactaataataatgtaacactGAGTGAATGGACTTTGGCTCTGATGACTTTGATCTCACTAAACTCCACAAACTGAAGATCAGCTGATTCCTCCCGACTCTTCAGAAAACcatctgactgccttgttgctAGGCAGCAGACATTAAATATTGATGATCGAGTATTGTTGCGTTTAATAAAGTATGTTAAATGATTGCTAAAATGTTTTGAAGCCACTATAGCTGGGACCCTTAGACACTGATTGTCCTAATATGGTGTTGTCCCCTCCCACTCTAAAAGGTACTGCACTGTCCCCTGAGCAGTGACACGTCGAGCCAACACCTGGTACCTCTCCCCATTGGTCAGTCTGCCCGCCACTCCAAAATACGAGGAGATGGACGAGTGCAGGTGAGAGGAGTCACTGGGAATGTGGGAAGGGTCTGACAAGAAGTGGGAGGAGTCAGATgtcaggtgactgtggttgGCAGCATCCTGTTCCATCAGCAATCCGGAGGGCTCCTCCCCCGCCTCGCTGCGATTGGCCCACAGGCTGTAGCTGTTGGTGTGCAACTTCCTCTTTCTGCTGCCCACCCTCCTtctaaaaaagaggaaaaggtcaaaggtcgatCAGGATGAGCCCTAATTCTGTCATTGTTTAAGCTATGCTTAGCTTTTACTGTACTGCATAGACTAAAGTGTTAGCATTAGTTGTCAGAAATGGGTTGATAGCGCTACCTGCTATGTGGAGGGTGAACAACATTGATGCTTTTcttaattatattatttatatatctgCCAGATGTTATTTACTCAGACTCCAGAAACATGTGACATGAAGTCATGTGACTGGTGAAGTCATGTGACTTAGACTGGGTGTTGCTGTATACCTGAAGTGATAGGAGGTGCTGGTGGTAGCAGAACCCGCGGTGGAGGCATCAGTGGAGTCCTGATCAATACTGACGGTCCTACTGGAACTACTAACAATCATACAGGACCAGTAAGATCGCAGGAAGAAAATTGATTATAAGTGATTATTTGTGATTGATGCGTCTCACCTCTTGAGGCTCTGCAGCTCATCCAGGGTGAAGTCAAAGATATTGGCCATGTGGTGGTTGGAGGTCCAGCTGCAGGATGCCTCGTTCTATAAGAACACAGAAAGTAAACTGATGTCAGGTgagggtcatgtgactcagATCTCATGTTAAACTGATCACAGATCAGTCTCACATTAGGGATGGCGTCCTCCAGCAGCCACTtggacttcctcttcctcctctctgatgaAGCactgcacagacagacacacactccagtTTTCATCAGGTGGCATTGGGATGACATCACACAAATGACGACGAGTGGTACCTGTTCCTGACCCCTCCTCTCTTACGACCGCGCCCTCCATCATTTTGAGCACGCTCAGGAAACACCTTGGAGGGGGGATTGGGAGGGACTCTGGTCCTCAGGCGAAAGATGCACTTCCTCTTCTTTATCTCCTTCCCGCACAGAAACCTGAGGATCCACAGAGTTATTGATCCCCCACTAATCAATACATATCGAACTGGTACTGATGATGTGATTCTTACTTGCTCTTATATTTATTGAGCGCGTCCAGCAGGTGCTGCCCCCTGTCTGCTGGAGGAGTGTTTGACAGCTgaatgagagaaaagaaagtcaGAACCACAACATTGCCTTATTCTGGTGTAGTCTAGTCCTGGTTTAGGTTAATCTGGTCGACTTGGGTCCAGATTCAGTTTATTCCGGTACCTTCCCAAGCTGTAAGTGTTCCCAGTTTTCCGAAATGAAGGCGAGGATCTCATCTAACTCGAAGTATTTCTTCTTGCTGCTGACGGATAAGTTGTAGAGGACTAGGTGAACCAGATCGACCCACCTCAGAGACAGACGGCGGATGTACTCCGTTCCTTTGTTACAGGCAGAACACAGGAACACATAgaacctgaggaagaggagggaacaGATTGTAAAATACAAGAATCAACACATCACTACACAGAGGTGATTACAAAGCAGGTAAAGAGGCCGGAAGGAGCGTGGGAGGAGGGTCCACACCTATCTCCAAACAACATGGACTCCTGCAGACACTGTGTGCAGGCTTCATGGAACCACTGCTGACACCGGAAACACTGCAGCATCTTCAGGTACCACCTACACACGACACGCCAACACGTTACACACATCCCCAGCGACACAACATTGTCTCTGTCCTTATAAACCCTCAGGTTCTGTCTGTCTTACTCTCCAGGGCCTCCACAGTAGCAGTAAcactgctgctgattggtccGATGTTGGGAGTCCCAGTCCAGGGAGTCCAGTTCGTACGGTAGCACCTGCTTCATGGCGGTCAAGGCTTTGGCTATAGGACCCTTCTTTAGAGCGCCCCCTTTCTGCGTTTTAAGGACAGGTGTTCAGACAGTCTAACTGTTGGGTCCTCAGCAGACTTACTCCACAGAACCAtcattaggtgtgtgtgtgtgtgtgttagtaccCTGACAGCCAGTGCGAACACACATCGTCGACAGAACCATGGACTCAAAGTGATGCTGCCCTCTACTGGAGGAACGTGACACTGCTGATGGAAACCTGAGACACAAAAGACAACTGTCAGCTGATTATCACATGACCAGCtaaaaattagaaataaaatcaatcaatcacttcTACCCTCTCGTCATGTGACTCATCTGTTAATCAGCTGCCTGTCTCACTCACCTATGCCACATTTTCCACAGATGAGGATCTGGTTGTCTTGGTTTAATTGGCTGTCAGAGTTTTGCTCCACCTCCCGACACACAGAGCAACGAGGCTCCTCCCCCGGTACTCCAGCTGCAAAGTGATTGGACGAAAACTGATGACCAACAGCATGAAAGAAGACAGATATTCAGAAGATCTTGGTTTGCTAGATTATTGATTATCATTGATCTGTGGGAGTAAACGTTAAACAGGACCTGTTACTCGAAACTTCTATTATTTTTTAGCTGCTTTGTTCAGGTCGGACCACCAATTTTTATGTTGGGATCGCTTACGGCCTCCACCAGTTTCTCTAGTTCCTGGCGTTTCAAACAAGAAACAGATGTCTCACCGTGCTGGATGTCCTTCCACATCACCCAAAACTTGGAGTTGTCCTCAAATGTAACGAAACAGCTCTGTCTCGGCGGACTCACCTGTCAATGACAACAGACCATCagaccaaccaatcagagacgagAGTCCgcttcactgtgtgtgttttgtgtgttac
Encoded proteins:
- the phf19 gene encoding PHD finger protein 19 isoform X2, whose translation is MFEDLIEAFCLEPQVSTGGGSCQGGRGMEDVEESSLTVGQFVLCHWSDGLYYLGKIQRVSPPRQSCFVTFEDNSKFWVMWKDIQHAGVPGEEPRCSVCREVEQNSDSQLNQDNQILICGKCGIGFHQQCHVPPVEGSITLSPWFCRRCVFALAVRKGGALKKGPIAKALTAMKQVLPYELDSLDWDSQHRTNQQQCYCYCGGPGEWYLKMLQCFRCQQWFHEACTQCLQESMLFGDRFYVFLCSACNKGTEYIRRLSLRWVDLVHLVLYNLSVSSKKKYFELDEILAFISENWEHLQLGKLSNTPPADRGQHLLDALNKYKSKFLCGKEIKKRKCIFRLRTRVPPNPPSKVFPERAQNDGGRGRKRGGVRNSASSERRKRKSKWLLEDAIPNNEASCSWTSNHHMANIFDFTLDELQSLKSSSSRTVSIDQDSTDASTAGSATTSTSYHFRRVGSRKRKLHTNSYSLWANRSEAGEEPSGLLMEQDAANHSHLTSDSSHFLSDPSHIPSDSSHLHSSISSYFGVAGRLTNGERYQVLARRVTAQGTVQYLLEWEGTTPY
- the phf19 gene encoding PHD finger protein 19 isoform X1 → MFEDLIEAFCLEPQVSTGGGSCQGGRGMEDVEESSLTVGQFVLCHWSDGLYYLGKIQRVSPPRQSCFVTFEDNSKFWVMWKDIQHAGVPGEEPRCSVCREVEQNSDSQLNQDNQILICGKCGIGFHQQCHVPPVEGSITLSPWFCRRCVFALAVRKGGALKKGPIAKALTAMKQVLPYELDSLDWDSQHRTNQQQCYCYCGGPGEWYLKMLQCFRCQQWFHEACTQCLQESMLFGDRFYVFLCSACNKGTEYIRRLSLRWVDLVHLVLYNLSVSSKKKYFELDEILAFISENWEHLQLGKLSNTPPADRGQHLLDALNKYKSKFLCGKEIKKRKCIFRLRTRVPPNPPSKVFPERAQNDGGRGRKRGGVRNSASSERRKRKSKWLLEDAIPNNEASCSWTSNHHMANIFDFTLDELQSLKSSSSRTVSIDQDSTDASTAGSATTSTSYHFRRRVGSRKRKLHTNSYSLWANRSEAGEEPSGLLMEQDAANHSHLTSDSSHFLSDPSHIPSDSSHLHSSISSYFGVAGRLTNGERYQVLARRVTAQGTVQYLLEWEGTTPY
- the phf19 gene encoding PHD finger protein 19 isoform X3 produces the protein MFEDLIEAFCLEPQVSTGGGSCQGGRGMEDVEESSLTVGQFVLCHWSDGLYYLGKIQRVSPPRQSCFVTFEDNSKFWVMWKDIQHAGVPGEEPRCSVCREVEQNSDSQLNQDNQILICGKCGIGFHQQCHVPPVEGSITLSPWFCRRCVFALAVRKGGALKKGPIAKALTAMKQVLPYELDSLDWDSQHRTNQQQCYCYCGGPGEWYLKMLQCFRCQQWFHEACTQCLQESMLFGDRFYVFLCSACNKGTEYIRRLSLRWVDLVHLVLYNLSVSSKKKYFELDEILAFISENWEHLQLGKLSNTPPADRGQHLLDALNKYKSKFLCGKEIKKRKCIFRLRTRVPPNPPSKVFPERAQNDGGRGRKRGGVRNSASSERRKRKSKWLLEDAIPNNEASCSWTSNHHMANIFDFTLDELQSLKSSSRTVSIDQDSTDASTAGSATTSTSYHFRRRVGSRKRKLHTNSYSLWANRSEAGEEPSGLLMEQDAANHSHLTSDSSHFLSDPSHIPSDSSHLHSSISSYFGVAGRLTNGERYQVLARRVTAQGTVQYLLEWEGTTPY
- the phf19 gene encoding PHD finger protein 19 isoform X4, with product MFEDLIEAFCLEPQVSTGGGSCQGGRGMEDVEESSLTVGQFVLCHWSDGLYYLGKIQRVSPPRQSCFVTFEDNSKFWVMWKDIQHAGVPGEEPRCSVCREVEQNSDSQLNQDNQILICGKCGIGFHQQCHVPPVEGSITLSPWFCRRCVFALAVRKGGALKKGPIAKALTAMKQVLPYELDSLDWDSQHRTNQQQCYCYCGGPGEWYLKMLQCFRCQQWFHEACTQCLQESMLFGDRFYVFLCSACNKGTEYIRRLSLRWVDLVHLVLYNLSVSSKKKYFELDEILAFISENWEHLQLGKLSNTPPADRGQHLLDALNKYKSKFLCGKEIKKRKCIFRLRTRVPPNPPSKVFPERAQNDGGRGRKRGGVRNSASSERRKRKSKWLLEDAIPNNEASCSWTSNHHMANIFDFTLDELQSLKSSSRTVSIDQDSTDASTAGSATTSTSYHFRRVGSRKRKLHTNSYSLWANRSEAGEEPSGLLMEQDAANHSHLTSDSSHFLSDPSHIPSDSSHLHSSISSYFGVAGRLTNGERYQVLARRVTAQGTVQYLLEWEGTTPY